Proteins co-encoded in one Nitrospirota bacterium genomic window:
- a CDS encoding type II toxin-antitoxin system Phd/YefM family antitoxin, producing the protein MKKIALSEVKDDLSKYLRLAAKEEVVITRHGKPAGVLIGFESEDDWFDFRLENDPRFHERIAKARESLRAGRGVRLEDLKE; encoded by the coding sequence AAGTTAAGGACGATCTCTCGAAATATCTGCGCCTGGCGGCAAAGGAGGAAGTTGTTATCACGCGTCACGGAAAGCCTGCCGGGGTTCTGATCGGATTTGAATCAGAGGACGACTGGTTTGATTTTCGACTTGAAAACGACCCGAGATTCCATGAGAGGATTGCCAAAGCCCGGGAAAGCTTGCGCGCGGGCCGCGGCGTCCGCTTGGAAGACTTAAAGGAATGA